The following coding sequences lie in one Flavobacterium sp. 20NA77.7 genomic window:
- a CDS encoding valine--tRNA ligase, with translation MIPAQFEAKAVERKWYDYWMKNNYFHSKPDHRTPYTIVIPPPNVTGVLHMGHMLNNTIQDVLIRRARLKGFNACWVPGTDHASIATEAKVVAKLKAEGINKNDLSREEFLKHAWDWTEKYGGTILEQLKQLGCSCDWDRTKFTMDPDMSASVIRSFVDLYNKGLIYRGYRMVNWDPEAKTTLSDEEVIYEERQGKLYHLRYQIEGSSEFVTIATTRPETILGDTAICIHPEDERYFHLKGKKAIVPICNRVIPIIFDEYVDREFGTGCLKVTPAHDVNDKNLGDKHGLEIIDIFNEDATLNSFGLHYEGQDRFVVRAAIEKELESIGALVKVENYTNNVGTSERTKAVIEPRLSDQWFLKMEDLVKPAIKAVLESDEIKLHPNRFNNTYAHWLNNIRDWNISRQLWWGQQIPAYYYGDGKEDFVVAETIEDALELAKQRTNNPQLTTDNLTQDADALDTWFSSWLWPMAVFGGIMQPDNEEFKYYYPTNDLVTGPDILFFWVARMIIAGYEYAGEKPFSNVYLTGLVRDKQGRKMSKSLGNSPEPLGLIEKFGADGVRVGLLLSASAGNDILFDEELCNQGKGFATKIWNAFRLIKGWEVADMPQPEASKVAIEWYEAKLQKTLAEIESNFDKYRISDSLMAIYKLVWDDFCSWFLEMIKPGYQQPIDQTTFTKAIEMLEANLKLLHPFMPFLTEEIWQHIAERTPEQALIIASWPESKPYNEKIISDFDFATEVISGIRTIRKDKNISFKDAIELKVLNNEKASVYFDSIIQKLGNVTAIEYVTTKVEAALSYRVKSNEYFIPITGAIDIEAEISKLNEELNYSKGFLKSVQAKLSNEKFVAGAPEQVIANERKKEADALAKIAMIEQSLANLK, from the coding sequence ATGATACCCGCACAATTTGAAGCCAAAGCAGTTGAAAGAAAATGGTACGACTATTGGATGAAAAACAACTATTTTCATTCTAAACCAGACCATCGTACGCCTTATACAATAGTAATTCCACCGCCAAATGTTACAGGTGTATTACACATGGGCCACATGCTTAATAATACCATTCAAGATGTGTTGATTAGACGTGCGCGTTTAAAAGGGTTTAATGCATGTTGGGTGCCAGGAACTGACCATGCCTCTATTGCAACGGAAGCAAAAGTAGTGGCAAAATTAAAAGCTGAAGGTATCAATAAAAATGATTTATCTAGAGAAGAATTTTTGAAACATGCTTGGGATTGGACTGAAAAATATGGTGGAACTATCTTAGAACAATTAAAACAATTGGGTTGTTCATGTGATTGGGATCGTACAAAATTTACAATGGACCCAGATATGTCGGCTTCGGTAATTCGTTCTTTTGTTGATTTATATAATAAAGGCCTAATTTATCGCGGGTACAGAATGGTAAATTGGGATCCAGAAGCCAAAACTACATTGTCAGATGAAGAAGTAATCTATGAAGAGCGACAAGGAAAATTATATCATTTAAGATATCAAATTGAAGGAAGTTCAGAGTTTGTTACCATTGCTACAACACGTCCAGAAACCATTTTAGGCGATACTGCTATTTGTATTCATCCTGAAGATGAGCGTTATTTTCATTTGAAAGGTAAAAAAGCTATTGTACCTATTTGTAACCGTGTGATTCCAATTATTTTTGATGAATATGTGGATAGAGAATTTGGAACAGGATGTTTAAAAGTAACTCCGGCTCACGATGTTAATGATAAAAATTTAGGAGATAAACACGGACTAGAAATTATCGATATATTTAACGAAGATGCTACATTAAATTCGTTTGGCTTGCATTATGAAGGTCAAGATCGTTTTGTAGTGCGTGCAGCTATTGAAAAAGAATTAGAAAGCATTGGTGCGTTAGTGAAAGTCGAAAATTATACGAATAATGTAGGAACTTCAGAACGAACGAAAGCCGTAATTGAACCTCGTTTATCGGATCAATGGTTTCTAAAAATGGAAGATTTGGTAAAACCAGCCATTAAAGCGGTTTTAGAATCAGATGAAATTAAATTGCATCCAAACCGTTTCAATAATACCTATGCACATTGGCTAAATAATATTAGAGATTGGAATATTTCGCGTCAATTGTGGTGGGGACAACAAATTCCGGCCTACTATTATGGCGACGGAAAAGAAGATTTTGTGGTAGCTGAGACCATTGAAGATGCTCTTGAATTAGCAAAACAGAGAACCAACAACCCTCAACTGACAACAGACAACCTTACTCAGGATGCCGATGCGCTAGATACTTGGTTTTCTTCTTGGTTATGGCCAATGGCAGTTTTTGGAGGAATTATGCAGCCCGATAATGAAGAATTTAAATATTACTATCCTACAAATGATTTAGTAACTGGTCCAGATATTTTATTTTTCTGGGTAGCTCGAATGATTATTGCAGGATATGAATATGCAGGTGAAAAACCGTTTAGTAATGTATATCTAACGGGTTTAGTACGAGACAAACAAGGGCGAAAAATGTCTAAATCATTAGGAAATTCTCCAGAACCTCTTGGACTTATCGAAAAATTTGGTGCAGATGGTGTTCGTGTTGGTCTGTTATTAAGTGCTTCTGCAGGAAATGATATTTTATTTGATGAAGAACTGTGTAACCAAGGAAAAGGTTTTGCTACTAAAATTTGGAATGCGTTTAGATTAATTAAAGGGTGGGAGGTAGCCGATATGCCACAGCCCGAAGCTTCAAAAGTAGCTATAGAATGGTATGAAGCCAAATTACAAAAAACACTTGCCGAAATAGAATCTAATTTTGATAAATACAGAATTTCAGATTCCTTAATGGCAATTTATAAATTGGTTTGGGATGATTTCTGCTCTTGGTTTTTAGAGATGATTAAGCCAGGTTATCAACAACCGATAGACCAAACAACATTTACTAAAGCCATTGAAATGCTTGAGGCTAATTTAAAATTATTGCATCCGTTTATGCCATTTTTAACAGAAGAAATTTGGCAACATATTGCGGAAAGAACACCAGAACAAGCCTTAATTATTGCATCATGGCCTGAATCAAAACCGTATAATGAAAAAATTATTTCTGATTTTGATTTTGCTACAGAAGTTATCTCAGGAATTCGCACAATTAGAAAAGATAAAAACATATCCTTTAAAGACGCCATCGAATTAAAAGTACTAAATAATGAAAAAGCATCTGTTTATTTTGATTCGATAATTCAAAAATTAGGCAATGTTACCGCTATTGAATATGTGACTACAAAAGTAGAAGCAGCCTTATCTTATCGTGTAAAATCAAATGAGTATTTTATTCCTATAACTGGTGCTATTGATATTGAAGCGGAAATTTCTAAATTAAATGAAGAATTAAATTATAGTAAAGGTTTCTTAAAATCAGTTCAAGCTAAATTATCTAATGAAAAATTTGTAGCAGGCGCTCCAGAGCAAGTAATTGCAAATGAACGCAAAAAAGAAGCAGATGCTTTAGCAAAGATTGCCATGATTGAGCAGAGTTTAGCGAACTTAAAATAA
- a CDS encoding WG repeat-containing protein, producing the protein MRLKFIILSVMFLSKLSSQTKFKVEQKETETWRNVYSLIDEKNNLIKVLDSSKYYITFNFDNYGYFAVFGKKGNPGWTAIDAKENILFQVYNTSFGEPSPDYLIENKIRIIDDENKIGFANEKGQIVIKPQFEIVTSFHNGKAIIGEKCKKVPWKEHAKEEDCQHYSIVCENFGYINEKGEILKLGNYTFEEIKKEIDWKADERE; encoded by the coding sequence ATGAGATTAAAATTCATAATATTATCAGTAATGTTTTTATCGAAATTGAGTTCACAAACTAAATTCAAAGTTGAACAAAAAGAAACTGAAACTTGGAGAAATGTTTATTCACTTATTGATGAAAAAAATAACTTAATAAAAGTATTAGATTCGTCAAAATATTACATAACATTCAATTTTGATAATTATGGATATTTTGCGGTTTTTGGCAAGAAAGGAAATCCTGGTTGGACTGCAATTGATGCAAAAGAAAATATATTGTTTCAAGTTTATAATACAAGTTTTGGAGAACCAAGTCCAGATTATTTAATTGAAAATAAAATTAGAATAATTGATGACGAAAATAAAATTGGATTTGCAAACGAAAAAGGTCAAATAGTTATAAAACCTCAATTTGAAATTGTGACTTCATTTCATAATGGAAAAGCAATAATTGGAGAAAAGTGTAAAAAAGTTCCTTGGAAAGAACACGCAAAAGAAGAAGATTGCCAACACTACTCTATTGTTTGCGAAAATTTCGGATATATAAATGAAAAAGGAGAAATTTTAAAACTTGGAAATTATACGTTTGAAGAAATAAAGAAAGAAATTGATTGGAAAGCAGACGAAAGAGAATAA
- a CDS encoding TIGR02757 family protein produces the protein MTPEELKDFLDQKVIQYNTLDFIDSDPIQIPHLFSQKEDIEIAGFLAATIAWGNRKMIISNSHKLMQIMGNSPYDFVMNHKEIHLEKLSNFVHRTFNAADAVTFIKALQHLYKNNPDLESVFYKHIETNSTQKSISEFKKTFFEIPHLTRTQKHISDPQNGSAAKRINMYLRWMVRKDAAGVDLGIWNSIPTSALSCPLDVHSGNVARKLGLLSRKQNDAKALLELDTNLRKLDANDPVKYDYALFGLGVFEGF, from the coding sequence ATGACACCAGAAGAATTAAAAGATTTTTTAGACCAAAAAGTTATTCAGTACAACACACTTGATTTCATTGATTCAGATCCTATACAGATTCCACATTTATTTAGTCAAAAAGAAGATATTGAAATAGCAGGTTTTTTAGCCGCAACAATTGCTTGGGGAAATAGAAAAATGATAATTTCGAATTCGCATAAACTCATGCAAATTATGGGAAATTCTCCCTATGATTTTGTAATGAATCATAAAGAAATCCATTTAGAGAAATTATCAAATTTTGTACATCGTACCTTTAATGCTGCTGATGCCGTTACTTTTATAAAAGCGTTACAACATCTTTACAAGAATAATCCCGATTTAGAAAGTGTATTTTATAAACATATTGAAACTAATTCGACTCAGAAAAGCATATCCGAATTTAAGAAAACCTTTTTTGAAATCCCGCATTTGACAAGAACACAAAAACACATATCAGATCCACAAAATGGTTCGGCGGCGAAAAGAATTAACATGTATTTACGATGGATGGTTAGAAAAGATGCAGCGGGTGTTGACTTAGGGATTTGGAATTCTATTCCAACCTCTGCTCTTTCTTGCCCATTAGATGTACATTCAGGGAACGTAGCCCGAAAATTAGGATTATTATCTCGTAAGCAAAATGATGCTAAAGCTTTACTTGAATTGGATACTAATTTGAGAAAATTAGACGCCAATGACCCTGTAAAATATGATTATGCCTTGTTTGGATTAGGGGTATTTGAAGGGTTTTAG
- a CDS encoding PDZ domain-containing protein, whose product MSRFFNFLLLVFSCFSMYAQSSWVFLKNKEKVSIPFDLINNMVIVHPEVNGTKLNLVLDTGSNSNLIFGFQEQDSIAFSYITKIKITGPGVAEPLDAYVSKNNEIKFKNLYFKEATIVLLLHDSYELTSNINIPIHGILGTDFFKNNIVEINYVTKRVIMYQSEPRKLNKTDFKQIDFRLKDGKPYLPIQLNIENKFQQQLELLLDTGLSDGLWLLNKPIELEQITTIYDFLGVGLGGEIFGKRARYSTIKINDFLIDKPIVSFPDSLAFSFKNFFADRDGSIGGELLKRFTLLFDYPHEKIYLKPNRNFYEPFLYNMAGIKIQHGGLDVIEEKIRIDTPSNAINVNEIIFEDSKFRFNYVFKPGFEVAFVRINSPAYRAGIVKGDKIISVNKRKAINYTLDQLMSIFETNDGQMIELKVEREGQLLTYFLYLETEI is encoded by the coding sequence ATGAGTCGCTTTTTTAATTTTCTATTACTAGTATTTAGTTGTTTTTCTATGTATGCTCAGAGCAGTTGGGTGTTTTTGAAAAACAAAGAAAAAGTAAGCATTCCTTTTGATTTAATAAACAACATGGTTATTGTGCATCCCGAAGTTAATGGAACTAAGCTAAATTTAGTTTTAGATACAGGATCGAATTCAAATCTTATTTTTGGTTTTCAAGAGCAAGATAGTATCGCTTTTTCCTATATTACAAAAATAAAAATTACAGGACCTGGCGTAGCAGAGCCGTTAGATGCTTATGTATCAAAAAACAACGAAATCAAATTTAAAAATTTATATTTTAAAGAGGCAACTATTGTATTGTTGTTGCATGATAGTTATGAACTTACTTCTAACATCAATATCCCTATTCATGGTATTTTAGGAACAGATTTTTTTAAAAACAATATAGTAGAAATTAATTATGTTACTAAAAGAGTAATCATGTATCAAAGTGAACCTCGTAAATTAAATAAAACGGATTTTAAACAAATAGATTTCCGACTAAAAGATGGCAAACCTTATTTGCCTATACAGTTGAATATTGAAAATAAGTTTCAACAACAATTGGAATTGTTATTAGACACAGGGCTTTCAGACGGGTTATGGTTATTAAATAAACCCATAGAATTAGAACAGATTACAACCATTTATGATTTTTTAGGCGTAGGGCTAGGTGGAGAAATTTTTGGAAAGAGAGCAAGGTATTCAACGATAAAAATCAATGATTTTTTAATAGATAAGCCTATAGTTTCATTTCCTGATTCGTTAGCTTTTTCTTTTAAAAATTTTTTTGCTGATAGAGATGGCTCGATAGGCGGAGAACTCTTAAAACGATTTACACTTTTATTTGATTATCCTCATGAAAAAATTTATTTAAAACCCAATAGGAATTTCTATGAACCGTTTTTATATAATATGGCAGGTATAAAAATTCAACATGGAGGTTTAGATGTTATAGAAGAAAAAATTAGAATTGATACGCCTTCAAATGCGATTAATGTAAATGAAATTATTTTTGAGGATTCTAAGTTTAGATTTAATTATGTGTTTAAACCTGGTTTTGAAGTTGCTTTTGTTCGAATAAATTCACCTGCATATAGAGCTGGAATTGTAAAAGGAGATAAGATTATTTCAGTAAATAAGCGTAAAGCTATAAACTATACTTTAGATCAATTAATGTCTATTTTCGAGACGAATGATGGACAAATGATAGAATTAAAAGTTGAGCGTGAGGGTCAATTACTAACCTATTTTTTATACTTAGAAACCGAAATATAA
- the msrA gene encoding peptide-methionine (S)-S-oxide reductase MsrA, producing the protein MKPSNHPIQKNVETMNDSLQIATFAGGCFWCTEAIFLDVKGVEKVVSGYTGGFIKNPAYREVCNGTTGHAEAIQISYNPNEVAYEDLLEIFFATHDPTTLNRQGADVGTQYRSSIFYHTEEQKQQAARYIEWIEKEKLYANPIVTEVKQATVFYLAEDYHQNYYNQNKEQGYCQMVIAPKLEKLRKYYKSKLK; encoded by the coding sequence ATGAAACCATCAAATCATCCCATTCAAAAAAATGTAGAAACAATGAATGATAGTTTACAAATTGCCACTTTTGCGGGAGGTTGTTTCTGGTGTACCGAAGCAATTTTTTTAGATGTTAAAGGTGTAGAAAAAGTGGTATCGGGTTACACGGGTGGTTTTATTAAAAATCCTGCTTACAGAGAAGTATGTAATGGCACTACAGGACATGCCGAAGCAATTCAGATTTCGTATAACCCAAATGAGGTAGCTTATGAAGATTTATTGGAAATTTTCTTTGCTACACACGACCCAACTACCTTAAATAGGCAAGGAGCAGATGTAGGAACACAATACAGAAGTTCAATTTTTTATCATACCGAAGAACAAAAACAACAAGCAGCGCGTTATATCGAATGGATTGAAAAAGAAAAATTATACGCCAATCCTATTGTAACTGAAGTCAAACAAGCTACTGTCTTTTATTTAGCAGAGGATTACCATCAAAATTATTACAATCAGAATAAAGAGCAGGGGTATTGTCAAATGGTAATTGCGCCCAAATTAGAAAAACTCAGAAAATATTATAAAAGTAAATTGAAATAA
- a CDS encoding ABC transporter ATP-binding protein, translating to MIKAENINKYYGSLHVLKNVSLEINKGEIIAIVGPSGAGKTTLLQLLGTLDSPSKEAQSTSLLSINNQNVFELNEKALAQFRNLNLGFIFQFHQLLPEFTALENVCIPGFIAKKSKAEVEKEAIRLLTYLGLEDRMHHKPNELSGGQQQRVAVARALINNPAVIFADEPSGNLDHSSAENLHELFFKLRAEFGQTFVIVTHNEELANMADRKLVMIDGVLQNS from the coding sequence ATGATTAAAGCAGAAAACATCAATAAATATTATGGTTCTTTACATGTACTCAAAAATGTAAGCCTAGAAATAAACAAAGGTGAAATTATTGCTATTGTTGGTCCTTCAGGTGCAGGAAAAACAACCTTACTGCAACTATTAGGCACGCTTGACAGTCCATCAAAAGAAGCGCAATCAACGAGTTTACTTTCTATTAATAACCAAAATGTTTTTGAACTTAACGAAAAAGCATTAGCCCAATTTAGAAACTTAAATTTAGGATTTATTTTTCAATTTCATCAATTACTACCCGAGTTCACCGCTCTGGAAAATGTTTGCATTCCAGGTTTTATTGCAAAAAAATCAAAAGCAGAAGTTGAAAAAGAAGCCATTAGATTATTAACCTATTTGGGCTTAGAAGATCGTATGCATCATAAACCAAACGAACTTTCTGGCGGACAACAGCAACGCGTAGCTGTAGCTAGAGCTTTGATTAACAATCCTGCTGTTATTTTTGCAGATGAACCTTCTGGTAACCTTGACCATAGTTCGGCGGAAAACTTACATGAATTATTTTTTAAACTTAGAGCTGAATTTGGGCAAACGTTTGTCATTGTTACACACAACGAAGAGTTGGCCAATATGGCAGATCGAAAATTAGTTATGATTGATGGTGTTTTGCAAAATTCATAA
- a CDS encoding thioredoxin-like domain-containing protein, which translates to MKIIYFSFIVSLFILQSLFSIETKDLTADFILEKNDTLTKSIVLDDAENEFIGFSRFSREAKKELSFKVNIKNSKIFRIYSTSPQTIPLTIYVTPGDEITFKTVNNFLIFKGKNAKYYNFYGQLLQAGIKYPIYLPEMKLTKFKKDCFNIYNKKILFLEKYCKNNIVSDAFFSRFKKVLFFEYLNWILIPKKQIIENPTYLSDIKIDFFIHKNLQDDICYNLALMKYVSYISIVKSNKVEYSKELLMFQLNFIEKKLDGNVKEYAITKTLIDFFNNLNPALTETLIDSITKYSKMIKNETYISLLKKVSENLKTFKFKLPVEILNSTVIDTNSNVHTIDEVLNLEKNAIKVIDFWASWCAPCVSDLKETNQFRNYLINNNVTIIYMSIDENKSDWIKRISQLENYNIQKNQYLINKTKFSIADYLNVKQIPRYVILNKENEVVMVNAPSLKDSLNYKKIITDFKSK; encoded by the coding sequence ATGAAAATTATATACTTTAGTTTTATTGTCTCTTTATTTATTTTACAATCTTTATTTTCTATAGAAACAAAGGATTTGACTGCTGATTTTATTTTAGAAAAAAATGATACATTAACAAAAAGTATCGTATTAGATGATGCTGAAAATGAATTTATTGGGTTTTCTAGATTTTCAAGGGAAGCTAAAAAAGAGTTAAGTTTTAAAGTCAATATTAAAAATTCAAAAATTTTTAGAATTTATAGTACTTCACCACAAACTATTCCTCTAACTATATATGTAACACCCGGTGATGAGATAACTTTTAAAACTGTTAATAATTTTTTAATTTTCAAAGGAAAAAATGCTAAGTATTATAATTTTTATGGTCAATTATTACAAGCTGGGATTAAATACCCTATATATTTACCTGAGATGAAACTCACTAAATTTAAAAAAGATTGTTTTAATATATACAATAAGAAAATATTATTTTTGGAAAAGTATTGTAAAAATAATATAGTTTCTGATGCTTTTTTTAGTCGATTTAAAAAGGTATTGTTCTTTGAATATTTAAATTGGATATTAATTCCTAAAAAACAGATTATTGAAAATCCTACTTATTTGAGTGATATTAAAATTGATTTTTTTATTCATAAGAACTTACAAGATGATATTTGTTATAATCTAGCATTGATGAAGTATGTGAGTTATATTTCAATTGTTAAAAGTAATAAGGTTGAATATTCTAAAGAATTATTAATGTTTCAATTAAATTTTATTGAAAAAAAATTAGATGGAAATGTAAAAGAATATGCCATAACAAAAACGCTAATTGACTTTTTTAATAATTTGAATCCAGCTTTAACTGAAACTCTAATAGATTCAATAACTAAATATTCTAAAATGATAAAAAATGAAACATACATTAGTTTATTGAAAAAAGTTTCTGAAAATTTAAAAACATTTAAATTTAAACTTCCTGTTGAGATTTTAAATTCAACTGTTATTGATACAAATAGTAATGTACATACCATTGATGAAGTTTTAAATTTGGAAAAAAACGCAATAAAAGTTATTGATTTTTGGGCAAGTTGGTGCGCTCCTTGTGTAAGCGATCTAAAAGAAACTAATCAATTTAGAAATTACTTAATTAATAATAATGTTACTATCATTTATATGTCAATTGATGAAAATAAAAGTGATTGGATAAAGCGTATTTCTCAATTAGAAAATTATAACATTCAAAAAAATCAATATTTAATAAATAAAACAAAGTTTTCTATCGCAGATTATTTAAATGTAAAGCAAATACCAAGATATGTTATATTAAACAAAGAAAATGAAGTAGTAATGGTTAATGCACCTTCATTAAAAGATAGTTTAAATTATAAAAAAATAATAACTGATTTTAAATCAAAATAG
- a CDS encoding DUF1573 domain-containing protein has product MKKLLFSITLFLCGILSYGQNGPKIEFKEETINYGTVTKGEDSGKRVFEFTNTGNEPLLISDAKSSCGCTVPSYPKEPIAPGATGTIEVQYNMNPGPISKTITITTNAINKENGMVALRIKGNVIVKEEKSVLEKKKEGPRI; this is encoded by the coding sequence ATGAAAAAGTTACTATTTAGCATAACCTTATTTTTATGTGGAATCCTATCGTATGGTCAAAATGGTCCTAAAATAGAATTCAAAGAAGAAACCATTAATTATGGTACGGTTACCAAAGGAGAAGATAGTGGCAAAAGAGTATTTGAATTTACAAATACGGGCAATGAACCCTTACTTATAAGCGATGCTAAAAGCAGTTGTGGTTGCACGGTTCCAAGTTATCCAAAAGAGCCTATTGCACCAGGAGCTACTGGTACAATTGAAGTGCAATACAACATGAATCCAGGTCCTATAAGTAAAACAATTACAATTACTACAAATGCAATTAATAAAGAAAATGGCATGGTTGCCCTTCGAATAAAAGGAAATGTGATTGTAAAAGAAGAAAAAAGTGTACTCGAAAAGAAAAAAGAAGGTCCAAGAATTTAA
- a CDS encoding pyridoxal phosphate-dependent aminotransferase translates to MPKISNKGHQMPESPIRKLVPYAEGAKKRGVKVYHLNIGQPDIKTPEVALQAVKNFDIKVLEYSHSAGFESYRNKLSAYYKTHTLPVEPQDIIITTGGSEALMFALGSTLDQGDEVIIPEPFYANYNGFATASGVTVVPVISGIETGFALPPIEAFEALITPKTKAILICNPGNPTGYLYSKEEIEKLAEIVKKHDLFLIADEVYREFAYDGLQHHSVLNITGLEQHAIMIDSVSKRYSMCGARIGCIVSKNKELMATAMKFAQARLSPPTYAQVASEAALDTPQSYFDEVITEYKDRRDTLIAEMQKIEGVTIATPKGAFYCIAKLPVKNADDFAQWLLESYDFNGETVMVAPAAGFYSTPGVGLDEVRIAYVLKKEDLIKSVAILKEALEVYPN, encoded by the coding sequence ATGCCAAAAATTTCAAACAAAGGGCATCAAATGCCTGAATCACCTATTAGAAAATTAGTTCCTTATGCAGAAGGCGCTAAAAAAAGAGGTGTAAAAGTATATCATTTAAACATTGGACAACCTGATATTAAGACTCCCGAAGTTGCTTTACAAGCGGTTAAAAATTTTGATATTAAGGTTTTGGAGTATAGTCACAGTGCAGGTTTTGAAAGTTATAGAAATAAGCTTTCTGCTTATTATAAAACACATACCTTACCTGTAGAACCACAAGATATTATTATAACAACGGGTGGTTCAGAAGCACTTATGTTTGCCTTAGGCTCAACATTAGATCAAGGTGATGAAGTTATTATTCCAGAGCCCTTTTATGCCAATTACAACGGCTTTGCTACAGCCAGTGGTGTAACTGTTGTTCCTGTAATCAGTGGTATTGAAACGGGGTTTGCCTTACCTCCTATTGAAGCATTTGAAGCGCTGATTACACCTAAAACAAAAGCCATTTTGATTTGTAATCCTGGAAATCCAACAGGTTATTTATATTCTAAAGAAGAAATTGAAAAACTAGCTGAAATTGTAAAAAAACATGATTTGTTTTTAATTGCAGATGAAGTGTACAGAGAGTTTGCTTATGATGGTTTACAACACCATTCCGTATTAAACATTACTGGTTTAGAACAACACGCTATCATGATTGATTCGGTATCTAAACGATATAGTATGTGTGGTGCTAGAATTGGTTGTATTGTATCTAAAAACAAAGAACTAATGGCAACTGCTATGAAATTTGCTCAAGCACGATTAAGCCCACCTACTTACGCTCAAGTAGCTAGTGAAGCAGCCTTAGACACACCTCAAAGTTATTTTGATGAAGTAATTACCGAATATAAAGACCGAAGAGATACATTGATTGCAGAAATGCAAAAAATTGAAGGTGTAACCATTGCTACTCCAAAAGGTGCTTTCTATTGCATTGCTAAATTGCCTGTAAAAAATGCAGATGATTTTGCACAATGGCTATTGGAATCGTATGATTTTAATGGAGAAACTGTTATGGTTGCACCTGCTGCTGGATTTTACTCTACTCCAGGTGTAGGATTAGATGAAGTACGAATAGCTTATGTATTAAAAAAAGAAGATTTGATTAAATCTGTAGCAATTTTAAAAGAAGCACTAGAAGTTTACCCTAACTAA